Proteins found in one Phocoena sinus isolate mPhoSin1 chromosome 19, mPhoSin1.pri, whole genome shotgun sequence genomic segment:
- the CTU1 gene encoding cytoplasmic tRNA 2-thiolation protein 1, with translation MPAPQCASCHKARAALRRPRSGQALCTNCFCAAFEAEVLHTVVAGRLLPPGAVVAVGASGGKDSTVLAHVLRELAPRLGISLHLVAVDEGIGGYRDAALAAVRRQAARWELPLTVVAYADLFGGWTMDAVARSTAGSGRSRSCCTFCGVLRRRALEEGARRVGATHVVTGHNADDMAETVLMNFLRGDAGRLARGGGLGSPGEGGALPRCRPLQLASQKEVVLYAHFRRLDYFSEECVYAPEAFRGHARDLLKLLEAARPSAVLDLVHSAERLALAPAARPPPPGACSRCGALASRALCQACALLEGLNRGRPRLAIGKGRRGLDEEGPPGRRGSHSRPDPRLRSPSPASRDSSSPLGSDDDVGVRGHL, from the exons ATGCCTGCCCCGCAGTGCGCCTCCTGCCACAAGGCGCGAGCCGCCCTCCGCCGTCCGCGCTCGGGCCAGGCGCTGTGCACCAACTGCTTCTGCGCCGCCTTCGAGGCCGAGGTGCTGCACACGGTGGTCGCGGGCCGCCTGCTGCCGCCCGGCGCCGTGGTGGCCGTGGGCGCCTCGGGCGGCAAGGACTCCACTGTGCTGGCGCACGTGCTGCGCGAGCTGGCCCCGCGCCTGGGCATCTCGCTGCACCTCGTGGCCGTGGACGAGGGCATCGGCGGCTACCGGGACGCGGCGCTGGCGGCCGTGCGGCGGCAAGCAGCACGCTGGGAGCTCCCGCTCACCGTCGTGGCCTACGCAGACCTCTTCGGGGGCTGGACGATGGACGCCGTGGCCCGCAGCACGGCCGGCTCCGGCCGCAGCCGCTCCTGTTGCACCTTCTGCGGGGTGCTGCGACGCCGGGCGCTAGAGGAAGGGGCGCGCCGCGTGGGAGCCACGCACGTCGTGACGG GACACAACGCCGACGACATGGCGGAGACGGTGCTCATGAACTTCCTGCGGGGCGACGCGGGCCGGCTGGCGCGCGGCGGGGGCCTGGGCTCTCCGGGCGAGGGGGGAGCCCTGCCGCGCTGCCGCCCGCTGCAGCTGGCCTCGCAGAAGGAGGTGGTGCTGTACGCGCACTTCCGCCGCCTGGACTACTTCTCGGAGGAGTGCGTGTACGCGCCCGAGGCCTTCCGCGGCCACGCGCGCGACCTGCTCAAGCTGCTGGAGGCGGCGCGGCCGTCGGCGGTGCTGGACCTCGTGCACTCGGCCGAGCGCCTGGCGCTGGCCCCGGCCGCgcggcccccgccccccggcgCCTGCTCCCGCTGCGGGGCGCTGGCCAGCCGCGCGCTCTGCCAGGCCTGCGCCCTCCTGGAGGGCCTGAACCGCGGCCGGCCCCGCCTGGCCATCGGCAAGGGCCGCCGGGGGCTGGACGAGGAGGGGCCGCCGGGTCGCCGCGGGAGCCATAGCCGTCCGGACCCCCGACTTCGGAGCCCATCCCCGGCTTCTAGAGACTCCAGTTCTCCGCTGGGATCCGACGACGACGTGGGAGTGCGGGGCCACCTGTAA
- the LOC116744064 gene encoding kallikrein-14-like, translating to MFFLLTALQIFAVAMAQNQGDKIIGGSSCIRNSQPWQAALLAGPHRSFLCGGSLLSDEWVITAAHCAHPNLRVALGKHNLRIWEVTQQVLRVVRQVPHPQYNPWTIENDLMLLQLERPARLRKAVRPIALASSCASAGTSCLVSGWGTISSPNARFPKFLQCVNINISSGQDCQWAYPGAITAGMICAGVPQGGKNSCQGDSGGPLVCRGELQGLVSWGMETCAQPGYPSVYTNLCKYQTWIQETIQSRS from the exons ATGTTCTTCCTGCTGACAGCACTTCAGATCTTCGCTGTAG CCATGGCACAGAACCAAGGGGACAAGATAATCGGTGGCTCCAGTTGCATCCGGAACTCCCAACCATGGCAGGCAGCCCTACTGGCAGGTCCCCACCGTAGTTTTCTCTGTGGAGGGTCCCTGCTGTCTGACGAATGGGTCATCACTGCTGCTCACTGCGCCCATCC GAACCTTCGAGTTGCCCTGGGAAAGCACAACCTGAGGATTTGGGAGGTAACACAGCAGGTGCTGCGTGTGGTCCGCCAGGTGCCACACCCCCAGTACAACCCCTGGACCATCGAAAACGACCTGATGCTGCTACAGCTGGAGCGGCCCGCTCGGCTGCGGAAGGCAGTGAGGCCCATCGCCTTGGCCAGCTCCTGTGCCAGCGCAGGGACTTCCTGCCTCGTGTCGGGCTGGGGCACAATATCCAGTCCCAACG CCAGGTTCCCCAAGTTTCTGCAATGCGTGAACATCAACATCTCCTCGGGCCAGGATTGTCAGTGGGCCTATCCTGGAGCCATCACCGCTGGTATGATCTGTGCAGGGGTCCCCCAAGGTGGGAAGAACTCTTGTcag GGTGACTCCGGGGGGCCCCTGGTGTGCAGAGGAGAGCTCCAGGGCCTCGTGTCCTGGGGGATGGAGACCTGTGCCCAGCCTGGTTACCCCAGCGTCTATACCAACCTGTGCAAGTACCAAACCTGGATCCAGGAGACCATACAGAGCAGATCTTAG